The Fibrobacter sp. UWB16 genomic interval CGAGCCAAGCCTGAGCCTCCTCGCGGGAACCGAAGGATTTGAACAAAACACCTTTAACCCCATGCGTGAGCTTAAGGCATTCATCCCACGTGGTTACAATTTTCTTTTCATTTTCGCTTTTTATGGCATAGAACTTCTGTTTAGGCATGGCGCAAATTTAATATATTTTTAATGAATTTAGAATTAGGAGACCTTTTGTTTTCTTCACAGTACTTTGCTGAAGGCATACGTTATTGCGTTTTGCGCAAGCTTTGCAAGCCACTGCTTTATCGGTGGTTTATTCACAAAGCGGGCAAACGAAAGAGCTCCAGGACTTTTTCGTTCCCCGAGTGCTTGCAGAATGGCGGCAAAGTCGTATTCTTTATGCCCGAGGAAAAGGAAGTCGCAAAAATCATCCTCGACGAGCTCCCCGTAGAAAGTCTCAAAACAATCTTGTTTATTGCCCACGGCGATCAAGAAATTCTCTTTTCACAGAAAAAGGCTCAGGTTTCTTACTACACTGATGATGGATGCCGCTACGGCGAAGATCAGTTCGATAGAATCGAATACCAGGTAAAAACTTACGCCCCCGTCGCCTGCGTTTATCCAGGCCCCCATAAACCGCAATTTTTATACCTCGCCCTCATTAGCGGAGCCGCTTGCCGAATCGGTTTTGACTGCGCCAGGGAGTACCCATTCCTCAATATGAGTCTCCACGAGCTCAAGACGATTTCGCCAGCGAGGATGATTGCCCGCTATTTTATAAAGGGTAAAATAGGCTAGCCATGCAAAAGATGTTTTCGACAATCATCACCGAAAACGGCGGCTATGCAGACTTGCACATGCACACCAAGCTCTCCGACGGCACCCTGTCCGTTGACGAGTTGCTCATGCTTTGCAAGCGCAAGGGACTTCGTTGCATATCCATTACGGATCACGACAATCTCGATAGCTACAAGCTCGCCGAAGAGCCTGCCAAAGAAATCGGCCTCGAAATCATCCCGGGGATTGAAATTTCTGCCGTGTGGCAGGGCAAGGACATCCACATTCTCGGTTACTTCTGCGACCCGACAAACCTCGCCTTGAACATGGAACTCGAGGATTTCGCCAAGCAGCGCATTGCCCGCGTAAAGGCAATTATCAAGAAGCTGAACGCGCTTGGCATCGGCATCACGTTCGAAAAGGTGCATTCGTACTGCAAGGGCAAAATCATTGGACGCCCGCACATTGCGATGTCGCTCGTCGATGAAGAATACATCTCAAACTTCTCCGAAGCGTTCACGAAGTACCTCGGTGACGGTTGCATCGCCTTTGTCGAAAAGAAAGGCCTTAACCCCCAAGAAACAATTCGACTGATTGAAAATGCCGGAGGCATTGCCGTACTCGCCCACCCGTACAAGTCTGGGCTCAGCGACCAGTTCATCGAGAACATGGTGGAATGGGGCATCCAGGGCATGGAAGTCTACAGCCCGGCACAAAAAGGCGCTGTTGGCCGCAAATACAAGGAAATGGCACAAAGGTTCGGACTTGTGGGCACTGGCGGTTCCGACTTCCACACCGAAAACGGGACTTACCCCCCAGGTTGCATGAAAATGCCCTACACCGTCGTCCAGGCACTCCGAGAAAGGCGCGAAAAATCTCGTGCAGAATGGTTCTAATGAATCGTGGTATTCTTCTAATAGCTGTATTGTCGACGCTTGTCTCAAGCGTTTTTGCGGACGTTATTCACGCCAAACGCTACACGCTCCCGACACCGCAAGACTCCATCTTTGAAACGGTTAACGCTCCCGATCCGGCTCCACGAGAAACCGACGCTGGACGTTGGATCATTCCGCTGCGCGAAGTCATGCAGCGCACGTACGACGTCTCGGGTCAAAAGTCCGAATGGGTGCTGGGCACGTCCATCCTTGGCAGTCCGGAACTCCATGCAAGGTCCCTTGGTATCGGGACGCTATCCAAACGTTACCCGAGCAAGCTTGCGGGCATATACACCACGCGCTTAAGCTATGACGGTTCGACGCTCGCCCTCAATGGCGAGAACGGAATCCTGTTTGAAGAACGCCGAGGCATCCCGGTTGACACCCCGATTACAGACATCAACTGGGAACGCAGCGCATTCGAAGGGAACGCATTGCGCCTTGATTTCCGACGCCTCATTACAGATTCCGTCACGCTCGATCTTGGATTGCAAAGCCATTCCAACCTGCTTTCGAAACCATTCGAATACCAGCCGGTGACGCATTCTCCGTTTTTTGCACTTGGCCGCGATTCAACGGATATTCCCTTTGGCGGGCGCAACATCGCCATGAACAGCATGCATATCCAGCCAATTGTCACATGGCGTTTTGGCTACGGCAAGGCTTTCTTTAAGATAAACTATTTGAGTCTCGACAATGCCGACAACACAACGCATGAAGTACTGCTCGACACGCTCGATCCAACAGTCCGCAAATTCCAGACAGATCCGTACAAGATTGTCATTGAGACACGCACTTACGGTGGTGGCGTTGAATTTTACCCCATCAAGGATTTGACGCTCGGCACAGAAATCCATTATGGCAATCACGAAATGGAACTGCGCAATTTGCCTAAAATTCAAAAAAGCATTGACACCACTTATAACAACTACAATCTTCCGGTATATACATACGACTATTACGACACCAACAAGACCCGTAACTTTGAAACCATTCTCGGAAGTTTCAATATCCGCTACAACATGTTCCTGAATCCGAGAATTCATTTTGAGTATGAATTCTTGAACACTCAAGAAACTGGAAACGACGATAAAAAGAAAGAATATTACCAAGACCGAGAAATCGGCTACGCCGAAGTTTCTGACACGCTGTTCGGAAAGGCATTTTTCCGTGTTCAAGCAGGCATGCAGCGCAACAGTTCGCTTTTAGACACTGTTGAATTTGCACCGGCCTTCTCGATTGACGGAACATACATCCTCCCCTACCACTTGATGGCAACAGCATCGTACCGTCACGACAACAAGTTCCCCGACGTCACACAGCTCAAGCTGACCGAATCCGGCCGAGTATCGTTCCCGAACGAAAACCTCAAATACGAAGTTCGCGACCGTGCAACAGCCAATATCACATGGAAAATGCGCGATGTCTTTTATGGACTTGGCCTACGCTATGAACACGCCAACAACCTGATCAAGCCCAACTGGGCCATCAAAGGATACCTCGATTCCACAACGACTTACGACAACATTAACGATGTTTCGATGAGCGAAGTTACCGATTCCCTGGAATACGCATTCCGCTATGGGAATCTCGATCACGCGCACACACTCGACTGGATGATGCAAGTGGGGTTCCGTCTTGGGAACTGGAAATTCTACCTGGAACGCGGGCAAAAGATGACGCGCACCAAGCTAATCGATACACCTTCGCTTTACTACAAAGGCAGCATCCATTGGCAAAATCGATTTGTGAAAGACAGGCTCGGCGTAAGTGTCCGCGTGGACTTCCAGTGGTTTAATAACCGCTATGACTGCACGATAGACGAGAACGGAAAGCCCAAGCTTGTCGAACTCAACAAGTACTTGGCCATGGATTTCGAAGCTCGCATGCAGGTTCTTTCATTTGAACTGTACAACCGCATCGAGAACTTCAACCATAGCATCTACGCGCCGGAAGCCGGCTACACCCCCGAAGGGTTGCGCTTCGCTTACGGCATCGTCTGGACATTCGGGAATTAGCAATTTCGTCATCCTGACGCCAACGGCGGAAGGATCCCGTCAAGTCTAGCTATGCAAATCAAGAAATGACTGGATTCTTCGTTCCCTTACGGTCTCTCAGAATGACGGCGAAAAAATTAAGCAGCCTGAATTCCGAGCAACACAAGATACGCAACATACAAGCTTAGGAGAAGCGCTCCCCCAATGCGTCCAAAACCAAACTGGCCGCCTTTTTTACGCTTGCGCTTCAGGAATGGGAAACTCATCAAGAACAGCAAAAGCGTCAGTGCCGACATGATCGGCACATCACGGCTCATCACTTCTGGATCAGCCGCCTGAATCGGAGCAATGACAGATGCAAGCCCGACCACGACAAGCGTGTTAAAAATATTGGAACCAATTACGTTTCCAACGGCAAGATCATTCTCGCCACGGCGTGCCGCAGCAATCGAACTTGCCAATTCAGGGAGAGAAGTCCCCACAGCAACAATTGTAAGCCCGATGAGCAAATCACTCACACCCAATGCCTGAGCGACATTTACAGCGCCCCACACAAGCATTCGCGAACTTACGATCAAAAGCAAAAGTCCCATCAGCAAAAGCAACGAGGAACTGACGATAGAAACCTTTTCTGCAGAGCCGTATTCCGAGTCTAAATCATCTGCCGCTGCAGTTTTTTTTCGTTTGCGCTTTTGCCTCAATTCACTCATGATGTTAAACGCCATAATTGCCACAAACGCAAGCAACAAGACGATACCATCCATACGCGAAACATTCCCGTCAATAAGCAAAAAGACCGTCAAAACAGTCATCGCGATGAGAATCGGGATATCACGCGACATCGCCTGCTTTTGTACGACCACGGGAATAATAAGCGCCGTTACGCCAAGGATTAGCGCAATGTTTGCAATATTGGAGCCATAAGCGTTTCCAAGAGCAAGCTGCGGAGTATTATTCAACGCAGACAAAACTGAAACGACCATCTCCGGCGCAGATGTTCCAAAACCGACAATCACCATCCCGATAAGGAATGTGCTCATGCCAAAAAAATGGGCCACGCCGACGGCCCCATCCACAAACCAGTCTGCACTCCAGACCAGAAGAACAAGGCCCACGACAATGGCCGCAATAGATAGAATCATGTTATACTAGAATGCGTAGAAAGTTGCACCGACGGTGAACGACTTAGAAGACAGGTTGTTGACAGCCCATCCGTTATAATCTTCGTACTGGTTGTTGATGCCCCAAGTAAAGCGAGCGTCAAAACCGACATAACGGTTAGCACGGATACCCAGGCCAAATACGATAGACCAGTCGATAGCCGAACGGCAGTCGTTATCCATCATGTCTTCCTTGATATTCACGGACTTATCCGAAGCCTTCAGCTTAAACTTGTCTGCAGTCGCAAAAGACGGCTGGACACCCACATCAAAGAAGATGCTGGATCTAGCACTCTTCAAGGAGAGGAGTATCGGAAGAGAAATGCGATACTGGCTAAACGTTACACGATATTCGCCATAAGCTTGATTATAAACGTAATTATAGGTGTTGAGCACCTTGTCGTGTTCGAACATGACACCAGCCTTAATAGCCATGTTGTATTCATCCAACGGGAAGAGTGCAAAAGCACCTGCACTCCAGGCCAAGCCCGAATAATCGTCATATTCATAGCGGCCGTTATCGCCCATAAGGAACGCGCCACCAATAAAGCCCTGGACACCGAACGTAAAGTTCAGCGGGACAAGGCCACGTAGTTTGTCCATATCGGTCGAATCGGCAGTAGGAGCTTCAGTCACATAGATGGTCTTCACGACAGCGCCACTCGTTTCGACATCCGCAGGGGAATAAACCGGCTGGTAGACAAACTTTTTGGTCGTTGTCTTTTGGGCGACAGGCTTTGCTGCGTCGGCCCCACGAACGGCAGAAGGTTCTGCAAACAGATTTTCAGGAGCAAGTTCCTGTTCGACGGCGGTAAACTTATCTTGCGGAGCAGCCTGTACTGCAGGAGCGGCCTCAGCAGAGGCTTCTTGAGCAGGAGCTGCAGTCGGAGCTGCGGAAACAGCCGTTTCAGCAGGTGCAGCATTTTGAGCCATAGCGGCAGAAACCGCAAGAGCTGCCAAAATTCCAGTACATTTCAGATTCATATAATCCTCCAATGGTAATCACGTAATATTATAGTATTTTTATAATCGAAAAACCAATATAAAATACAAGCAAACCTTTGATAAAATACTAGATTACGCTATATGAAAACAAATATTGTATCTACAGCTTCGGGCAAAGCGAATGCATACGCCCTCTTTTTCGTGAAGAAATCTGTCCAGTTTTCCAACGCCCTTTCGGAAAGCGCAGAAAAGCAAGTTGAATCCGTCTTGAACGGTATGGAAGAGGGTCCGTTCGAAGACTTAGAGTTTTTGGAAATCGACAACCAGCCGACCATTTTTGTAAACGCCGCCAAGGAACGCGGCCTCTCGTCGCTCGACCACTTGCGCATGGCCGCCTACCGCCTCGCCAAGAAAGCAAGCAAGCGCCAGATTCCTGTCGTATCGATCATGCTTGCCGATGCAGCCCCGGAACAGTTCAAGAGCATTTTGCACGGTCTCCACTATGCAAGCTACAACTTTGACGCCTACAAGAGCAAAAAGAAAGAAGCCTTCCAGGTTACATACGAACTCGTCGCTGGTGATCAAACGGCCGAATTCAAGAAAATAGCCGACACCGTCGCTATCGAGCACAAGGCCATTGTCCTTGCCAAGAACCTCATCAACACAAGCGCCTCTGACCTTACGCCTGCTGAATTTGTCGAAAACGCAAATACCATTGCCAAGTACACTCCGGGCCTTTCGATCAAGGTTCGCAACATGAAGCAACTCGAAAAAGAAGGCTTCATGGGCCACGTGACCGTTGGCAAGGGCAGCTCGCATGAACCGTACATGATTACGCTCAGCTACGATGGAAGCAAGAGCGCTCGCGGTAAGGCTACTGCTAAAAGCGCGAATAAAAATGCGCGCACGTCCGCAGACCACTTGGTATTTGTCGGCAAAGGCCTCACGTTTGATACGGGCGGTCTCTGCCTCAAGCCACCTAAATCCATGCCCGAGATGATCAGCGACATGAGCGGAGCCGCAACAGTGCTTGCCGCCATCCAGGCCATCGCAACGCTTGAACTCCCGATCAAGGTGAGCGCAGTGTGCTGCCTCGCCGAAAACGCCATCGGCAACAAGTCCGTATTGCCGGGCGACATCTTTACCGCCAAGAACGGAAAGACCGTGATGGTTGACAATACGGATGCTGAAGGCCGCTTGGTTCTCTCGGACGGCCTTGCCGAAGCAGGCCTCATCGGAGCAACGCACATTATCGATCTCGCGACACTTACGGGAGCCATGGTTCGCGCACTCGGTTACGCTGTTGCCGGATTCTTCAGCAATGACGACGATCTCGCCTTGAAGGTCATCAACTGCGGCGAAGCCTGCTGCGAAAAGTTCTGGAGCATGCCGCTCGAAGAAGAATACGCCGACGCATTGAAGGATCATTTCGCCGACCTCAAGAACACCGGAAGCGACGCCGGCGCCATTGCCGCCGCCCTCTTCTTGCAGGAATTCGTTCCTGAAAACACAGCTTGGGCACACTGGGATATCGCAGGTACAGCATTTGTAAGCAAGAGCTGGAAGTACACCGACTTCGGTGCAACCGGCTTTGGCGTACAAACGCTTATCGAACTTGCAAGACGCATGTCCGGCGTAGTTTGCGAAGAAGCCGCAAACAAAGATACAGATGGCGAATATGTCGCTGTAGAAGCATAAGCGGATTTTAAATAATTTGCTTATCAAATCCTCAAAGTGAGTATTATAAAACCTTCAGATTTCTGAAGGTTTTTCTATCTTTGCGATGTATGAAAAACGTTGATACTATTGCCGTTTTGGACTTTGGTGGGCAGTACGCTCACTTGATTGCCAACCGTGTACGCCGTCTCGGCGTGTTTACCGAAATCCACTCCCCTGCCGCCCCGGTTTCTGAACTCGAAGGTGTGAAGGGCATCATTTACAGTGGTGGTCCGTCCAGCGTTTATGCTGCAGACGCTCCGGAATACAATCCTGAAATATTGAACCTCCCGGTGCCGAAGCTCGGTATCTGCTACGGTCACCAGCTCATCGCCCAGCAGTTGGGCGGTCACGTGGAACCGGGCAAAGTCAAGGAATACGGCATTGCAGACCTTATCGTCGGCGATGAAAAGTGCCCGCTTTTGAAGGGTCTCCCGAAGGCATCCCCGATGTGGATGAGCCACGGTGACCAGGTCACGAAGCTTCCTGAAGGCTACAAGATCGTGGCCAGCACCAAGGACTGCGAAATCGCAGCCGTTGCATTCGATAGCGACAAGCCTGAACGCCAGATTTTCGGCATCCAGTTCCATCCAGAAGTCACGCACAGCAAGTTCGGCATGAAGTTGCTCGAAAACTTCGTCGACTTTACGGGAGCCAAGAAGACTTGGAACATGAAGAGCTATCTGCCGCTCATTACGCAGCGCATCAAAGACCAGGTCAAGGACCGCAAGGTGTTCTTGCTCGTGTCTGGCGGTGTGGACTCCACGGTGGCATTCGTGCTCTTGAACCGTGTACTCGGACCGGAAAAGGTTCTCGGCTTGCATGTGGATAACGGCATGATGCGCCTCGGCGAATCCCAGAAGATTATGGACTTCCTCACGAAGGAAGGTATGAACAACCTCAAGATCCGCGACGCCAGCGAACACTTCCTTGCCAAGCTCAAGGGCGTAACCGCTCCAGAAACCAAGCGCGGCATTATCGGTAAGGAATTCCTGACGGTCAAGGACGAGGAAATGGCTAAGCTCAACCTCGATCCGAACGAATGGATGATGGCTCAGGGCACCATCTACCCCGACACCATCGAAAGCGGCGGCACCAAGAACGCTGACAAGATCAAGACGCACCACAACCGCGTGCAAGAAGTTCTGGACCTCATGGAAAAGGGCCTTGTGCTCGAACCGCTCGCTGACTTGTACAAGGACGAAGTCCGTGCCCTCGGCGAAGAACTCGGCATTCCGCACAACCTCGTGTGGCGCCACCCGTTCCCGGGGCCGGGTCTCGGTGTTCGTTTGCTCTGCAGCGAAGGCAAACTCACGAACGATATGGTGAAGTTCGAAGACGTGAAGGACACCGCAGGTCAGTCCCTCGCCGATTACCTCAAGGCAAACAACATTGCTGGCCGCATGCTCCCAATTAAGAGCGTGGGCGTTCAGGGTGACGGTCGTACTTACGCACAGCCGTTCCTCATCACGACTCCGGGCTTAAGCTGGAAGGATTGCGAAAAGTTCTCCACCGAACTTGCCAACCGCTTCAAGGCCATCAACCGCGTGATTTACCAGATTGGTAGCATCGCCGATGAAGATCCGAAGCTTGTCGAACAGTACGCCACCCGCGAAAACTTCGATACGCTCCGCAAGTTCGACAACATCTGTACCGAATTCTTGCAGGCGAACGACTTGTACGAAAAGATCTGGCAGATGCCAGTCGTGCTCGTTCCGCTCCGCACGGCTAACAAGCCCTGCATCGTGATGCGCCCGGTGAACTCCACCGAAGCCATGACGGCAAACTTCGCCGAAATCGACCAGGGCATGCTCGCTGGTCTCTGGCGCAAGTTCGAAGCCGAAGGCGCAGGCTCCCTGTGGTACGACGTGACGCACAAGCCGCCTGGAACCATTGAGTGGGAATAACCACCAATGTAACTTCGCACCGACCGTTCCACCTTGTGTGAACCACGGTTCCAATCCAAGTTTGCAAACACCGAGAGTAACATCTCGGTGTTTTTTTTGTTTGCAACGGGGTTTGAAACGAGGGTGCAACACGGCTTGAACCAAGGGTTGAAAACCCGTTCAAACCCAGGTTACAACAGGGCTTGAAGCGAATTGCTTCGAACCAAAGGCGCCGCTTTTTGCAACGAGGTGGCAACGGTGGTTCGAAACCAGGTTGTAAACAAAGTTGCAAACGAAAGGTTCAAACAGGGTGGCAAAAAAGTTGGAATGGACTGTTGCACATGTTGGAACAACGGACGCAAAGGGACAACCAAAGGAGGTTAACCCCTCAAAAAAAATTCAGCCGAATGAGACAAACTCATTCGGCTTTTTCTTTTACTTTTTCCGCTTTATCTTAAACAAAGTCTTGACTTGTAAAGAATCTTCAGTGCCATACATATCGGTGTAATGAGCCATCCACTTGACCGTTGTATCTTTTCGCGGCAATTCCGTCGAATCGGCATAAACATTCACATAGGACTGATACGCAATTAATTTTTTCGGATAATCGATATACACGGTTTTTGTACAGCTAGATATTTCAATGAGATAAATCCCATCCGAAATAAACGTCGTATCCGCTTTACGTGTACCATCTTCTCCATCTAGCACAAGTAACTGCCCTGAATTTTTAGAAACATACGCCCAATCAGGCAAACCGCTGTATTCTATATAGTATGCATCAACAAATTTCCGGGATTCACCCTTTAAGTTTTCGGATGCATAACTCGTCGGTTCAACAATTACCGTATCAAAGGCGGCTTTCAGCTTTTTCGAATCAAATTTGGGGATTTCAACATATGGCGGAATATAATCCATCAGTCGATTTTTGCCATAGTTGATGTAAGTCGTGTCTCCACGCTTGATTTCTACCTTCTGGTGAGTTACCGGCTCGTCATCCGACCTAACGGACGATTCCGCTTTTGAATACACGATTCTGCAAGTCGAATACGTTTTCTTTAAGGTACATTCAAAATATCCCTTCCAAAGGTTGCAGGACATTTTATCGGTTGTCGCGGTTACCGTATCCAATTTGTCTTTGCCAGAGAAATACACAAAGCTGTAGGCCTTGGTATTTACGAACGCAGTATCGCAAACAACATCTTCAGGGCAGCCCAAATTTCCGCTATTTATAACTTCTCCGCCACAGGCAAGGAAGGAAACAGCAGCGAAAGCAAAGGCAGAAACAATCGAATAACGACTTAATGTTTTCAACTTCATAATCACTCGCAATCCAAGCAGGTCCATTCCACTACACCATCGCCATTGCCATCAAATCGTTCGCGGGTGTACTTTTCGATGTCGATGAGGAATCCAATTTCGCCAGCATTTTCAGTGCAGCATCCATCGCAATCGCTGTCGGAGCACATGTCATAAACCACGGCGTCAATCGTGGAGCCGTTCATGCGGAGCCTGAAAGTCTTAAGCTTATACTGATTCCAGTCCTTTTCGTGAACGGCAATGATATTGTGCTGACTCACCCATTCTTCGGTCATTTGATCTTCAATGCCAGCAAAGTAACCCGCCCAGGTGCAGCCATTGTACTCAATGCATTCTTCACTATCCGGTTCTGGCCATGACGTGTACCAAGTAAGATTCGCCTGGTGCCAAACGGTATCCGCGACTGTTTCACTTGATGAAGACTGTGCGACATTTTCCGTGCTACTACTAGATGGCGTTCCCGGAACGGAGTCCGGGATGACAACGCCTGAAGAAGATCCCGGCACTTCGGCAGGCTCAGAGACCTTAGAATCCGGGATGACAGTGCTGGATGACAATTCCGCGGAGTTCCATACAGCCGACGCATTCTCGTCGCTACAGGCAACAATTCCACCAGCAATAGCGACAATCGCAAAAGCCTTCAAAAAATTCATCAGTGCACATCCATTTTAGAGAACAGGTTCAACACAACGACTCCCGAAACAATCAGGAGCAAGCCAATATAAGCACCAATATCTGGCACCTGTTTAAAGGCTACAATTCCGATTATAGTAATTAAAGCAACCCCAAGCGCAGACCAAATCGCATAAGCGACCGCAATTGGGATGACTTTTAGGCAAACGCTCAAGAAATAAAGGGATGCCACATAGCAAATGAGCGAAGCTACCGTCGGCACAACACGCGTGAACTGTTCCGAAAATTTCAAAAGCGTTGTCCCCGCCGTTTCGCAGACAATCGCAAGCAAAAGCATTAAATAGTACAATTCAGCACCTCCTTCTATTACAAAATAATAAATTTTGTACAAAAAAAGTAGGTAGCCTCAATTTACATAATCGCTATACCGAGGCTTATCGCGAATATGTGATTGATATAGTAGTTTTCGTGTTTGACATCGCGGTATTTATCGGAGAACGATCCAAATTCTGCAATATACTTAAGACGAAGCATTAGTCCTAAATTAAAGCCGATGTCGCCCGCATTAATATAGCCCGAATCAAAGCGAAAA includes:
- a CDS encoding PHP domain-containing protein, coding for MQKMFSTIITENGGYADLHMHTKLSDGTLSVDELLMLCKRKGLRCISITDHDNLDSYKLAEEPAKEIGLEIIPGIEISAVWQGKDIHILGYFCDPTNLALNMELEDFAKQRIARVKAIIKKLNALGIGITFEKVHSYCKGKIIGRPHIAMSLVDEEYISNFSEAFTKYLGDGCIAFVEKKGLNPQETIRLIENAGGIAVLAHPYKSGLSDQFIENMVEWGIQGMEVYSPAQKGAVGRKYKEMAQRFGLVGTGGSDFHTENGTYPPGCMKMPYTVVQALRERREKSRAEWF
- a CDS encoding calcium/sodium antiporter; translation: MILSIAAIVVGLVLLVWSADWFVDGAVGVAHFFGMSTFLIGMVIVGFGTSAPEMVVSVLSALNNTPQLALGNAYGSNIANIALILGVTALIIPVVVQKQAMSRDIPILIAMTVLTVFLLIDGNVSRMDGIVLLLAFVAIMAFNIMSELRQKRKRKKTAAADDLDSEYGSAEKVSIVSSSLLLLMGLLLLIVSSRMLVWGAVNVAQALGVSDLLIGLTIVAVGTSLPELASSIAAARRGENDLAVGNVIGSNIFNTLVVVGLASVIAPIQAADPEVMSRDVPIMSALTLLLFLMSFPFLKRKRKKGGQFGFGRIGGALLLSLYVAYLVLLGIQAA
- a CDS encoding porin family protein, which produces MNLKCTGILAALAVSAAMAQNAAPAETAVSAAPTAAPAQEASAEAAPAVQAAPQDKFTAVEQELAPENLFAEPSAVRGADAAKPVAQKTTTKKFVYQPVYSPADVETSGAVVKTIYVTEAPTADSTDMDKLRGLVPLNFTFGVQGFIGGAFLMGDNGRYEYDDYSGLAWSAGAFALFPLDEYNMAIKAGVMFEHDKVLNTYNYVYNQAYGEYRVTFSQYRISLPILLSLKSARSSIFFDVGVQPSFATADKFKLKASDKSVNIKEDMMDNDCRSAIDWSIVFGLGIRANRYVGFDARFTWGINNQYEDYNGWAVNNLSSKSFTVGATFYAF
- a CDS encoding M17 family metallopeptidase codes for the protein MKTNIVSTASGKANAYALFFVKKSVQFSNALSESAEKQVESVLNGMEEGPFEDLEFLEIDNQPTIFVNAAKERGLSSLDHLRMAAYRLAKKASKRQIPVVSIMLADAAPEQFKSILHGLHYASYNFDAYKSKKKEAFQVTYELVAGDQTAEFKKIADTVAIEHKAIVLAKNLINTSASDLTPAEFVENANTIAKYTPGLSIKVRNMKQLEKEGFMGHVTVGKGSSHEPYMITLSYDGSKSARGKATAKSANKNARTSADHLVFVGKGLTFDTGGLCLKPPKSMPEMISDMSGAATVLAAIQAIATLELPIKVSAVCCLAENAIGNKSVLPGDIFTAKNGKTVMVDNTDAEGRLVLSDGLAEAGLIGATHIIDLATLTGAMVRALGYAVAGFFSNDDDLALKVINCGEACCEKFWSMPLEEEYADALKDHFADLKNTGSDAGAIAAALFLQEFVPENTAWAHWDIAGTAFVSKSWKYTDFGATGFGVQTLIELARRMSGVVCEEAANKDTDGEYVAVEA
- the guaA gene encoding glutamine-hydrolyzing GMP synthase, which produces MKNVDTIAVLDFGGQYAHLIANRVRRLGVFTEIHSPAAPVSELEGVKGIIYSGGPSSVYAADAPEYNPEILNLPVPKLGICYGHQLIAQQLGGHVEPGKVKEYGIADLIVGDEKCPLLKGLPKASPMWMSHGDQVTKLPEGYKIVASTKDCEIAAVAFDSDKPERQIFGIQFHPEVTHSKFGMKLLENFVDFTGAKKTWNMKSYLPLITQRIKDQVKDRKVFLLVSGGVDSTVAFVLLNRVLGPEKVLGLHVDNGMMRLGESQKIMDFLTKEGMNNLKIRDASEHFLAKLKGVTAPETKRGIIGKEFLTVKDEEMAKLNLDPNEWMMAQGTIYPDTIESGGTKNADKIKTHHNRVQEVLDLMEKGLVLEPLADLYKDEVRALGEELGIPHNLVWRHPFPGPGLGVRLLCSEGKLTNDMVKFEDVKDTAGQSLADYLKANNIAGRMLPIKSVGVQGDGRTYAQPFLITTPGLSWKDCEKFSTELANRFKAINRVIYQIGSIADEDPKLVEQYATRENFDTLRKFDNICTEFLQANDLYEKIWQMPVVLVPLRTANKPCIVMRPVNSTEAMTANFAEIDQGMLAGLWRKFEAEGAGSLWYDVTHKPPGTIEWE
- a CDS encoding multidrug efflux SMR transporter — its product is MYYLMLLLAIVCETAGTTLLKFSEQFTRVVPTVASLICYVASLYFLSVCLKVIPIAVAYAIWSALGVALITIIGIVAFKQVPDIGAYIGLLLIVSGVVVLNLFSKMDVH